One window from the genome of Amaranthus tricolor cultivar Red isolate AtriRed21 chromosome 9, ASM2621246v1, whole genome shotgun sequence encodes:
- the LOC130824375 gene encoding biotin carboxylase 2, chloroplastic-like codes for MDAFLVCKSVTAPSNAPGLWMRQTKGIRRAPSSLLVESRVHFPGQAAQVLKINQKSRKCGGALAATLSDKILVANRGEIAVRVIRTAHEMGIPCVAVYSTIDKDALHVKLADESVCIGEAPSNQSYLVIPNVLSAAVSRGCSMLHPGYGFLSENAVFVEMCREHGINFIGPNPDSIRVMGDKSTARDTMKKAGVPTVPGSDGLLQSTDEAIKLAHEIGFPVMIKATAGGGGRGMRLAKEPDEFVKLLQQAKSEAAAAFGNDGVYLEKFVQNPRHIEFQVLADKYGNVVHFGERDCSIQRRNQKLLEEAPSPALTPEIRKAMGDAAVAAAASIGYIGVGTVEFLLDERGSFYFMEMNTRIQVEHPVTEMISSVDLIEEQIRVAMGEKLRYKQEDIVLKGHSIECRINAEDAFKGFRPGPGKVTSYLPAGGPFVRMDSHVYPGYVVPPSYDSLLGKLIVWAPTREKAIARMKRALDDTIITGVPTTIDYHKLILDIEDFKNGKVDTAFIPKHEQELAEPQKTPGATTGKELIGASA; via the exons ATGGATGCTTTTTTGGTGTGCAAATCTGTTACTGCTCCATCTAATGCACCT GGGTTATGGATGAGGCAAACCAAGGGAATCAGGAGAGCTCCATCTAGTTTGTTAGTTGAGAGCCGGGTCCATTTTCCGGGACAAGCAGCTCAGGTATTGAAGATTAACCAGAAATCTCGGAAGTGTGGTGGAGCGCTTGCTGCAACTTTAAGTGATAAAATTCTGGTAGCAAACAGAGGTGAGATCGCAGTTCGTGTGATTCGAACTGCTCATGAGATGGGCATTCCATGTGTTGCAGTCTACTCAACCATAGACAAGGATGCACTCCATGTAAAACTTGCTGATGAATCGGTCTGCATTGGTGAAGCTCCAAGTAATCAATC GTATTTGGTGATCCCCAATGTTCTGTCAGCTGCTGTGAGTCGAGGATGCAGTATGCTGCATCCTGGATATGGCTTTCTTTCTGAAAATGCTGTTTTTGTTGAGATGTGTAGAGAACATGGGATAAATTTTATTGGACCAAAT CCAGACAGCATCCGTGTTATGGGTGACAAGTCTACCGCTAGAGACACTATGAAGAAAGCTGGTGTTCCAACTGTTCCAGGAAGTGATGGATTGTTACAG AGCACTGATGAAGCAATTAAGCTTGCTCATGAGATTGGGTTCCCAGTTATGATTAAG GCAACTGCAGGAGGAGGAGGCCGTGGAATGCGTCTTGCCAAGGAACCAGATGAATTCGTGAAGTTGCTGCAG CAAGCTAAGAGTGAGGCTGCTGCTGCATTTGGAAATGATGGAGTTTATTTGGAGAAGTTTGTACAAAATCCAAGGCATATTGAATTTCAG GTTCTTGCTGACAAATATGGGAATGTTGTTCACTTTGGAGAACGTGATTGCAGTATTCAG AGAAGGAACCAGAAGCTGCTTGAAGAAGCTCCTTCTCCTGCATTGACCCCAGAGATAAGAAAAGCCATGGGTGACGCTGCTGTGGCTGCAGCAGCATCTATAGGTTACATTGGTGTAGGAACAGTGGAGTTTCTTCTGGATGAAAGAGGTTCTTTCTACTTCATGGAGATGAACACCAGGATTCAG GTTGAGCATCCAGTGACCGAAATGATATCCTCAGTTGACTTGATCGAGGAGCAAATTCGAGTGGCTATGGGTGAAAAGCTCCGCTACAAACAA GAAGATATAGTCCTTAAAGGACATTCGATTGAGTGTCGAATCAATGCAGAAGATGCATTTAAAGGCTTCCGGCCTGGGCCTG GAAAGGTAACAAGTTATTTGCCGGCTGGAGGACCATTTGTGAGGATGGATAGCCATGTTTATCCTGGTTATGTTGTTCCACCAAGTTATGATTCTCTACTTGGCAAG CTGATTGTTTGGGCTCCAACCCGAGAGAAAGCCATTGCTCGTATGAAGAGAGCTCTTGATGATACAATCATTACAG GGGTCCCGACAACTATTGACTACCACAAACTAATTCTTGATATTGAG GACTTCAAAAATGGGAAAGTAGATACTGCATTCATTCCTAAGCATGAACAAGAATTGGCAGAG CCCCAAAAGACTCCTGGCGCAACTACAGGCAAAGAACTGATTGGCGCCAGTGCATAG
- the LOC130824377 gene encoding uncharacterized protein LOC130824377, which produces MEDRELEIRRCKSVLDRIHQLPLSKITDSCKGTLLRLLNSEFNFLSTSNPCSSISSNVGYFEAIVHILQQPSIMCVSRVCKPFPLSSTKINREKPDARCESVYIDIVCCFHNNPTWFVVSDRNPKYITWESSGRNKGLKLRIEQIIRVAQCSEALKPASIVLFFANGLEVMVQEELMKSFGFRGLNTDFPEIEFAFFDVLDGEWVNLIGKSYKGSCTLIMDIDNCAKPCQSKDYVSEKMNYIGVQKDLPGAYDELELGSSFCRLIMNMKEWPLDVEDIQFCGKGNLFRNNVVNLDTTALVAITSGISNGGADKLLAKSEDELRQQFKNNTKFVVSQALSEIESPIYDELNAALSGKKGIACQSVCAEFMELVSMFGGPNEQMRANNLVKLLRVVPDTPSPRMMSLPVTRKLALKNKIAFGTGDHLGAPTLSANMGFVRAVSQTGMSLFTLEHRPRALVGD; this is translated from the exons atggaGGATAGAGAATTGGAAATCAGGAGATGCAAATCGGTATTGGACAGAATCCACCAATTGCCGCTATCCAAAATCACGGATTCCTGCAAAGGAACCCTGCTTCGTCTGCTCAATTCTGAGTTTAATTTTCTTTCTACCTCTAACCCTTGTTCATCAATCAG TTCTAATGTTGGCTATTTTGAGGCAATTGTTCACATACTTCAACAGCCTAGCATAATGTGTGTGTCACGTGTGTGCAAGCCATTCCCTCTGTCATCTACGAAAATCAATAGGGAGAAACCTGATGCACGATGTGAATCTGTCTATATCGatattgtttgttgttttcataacAATCCCACTTGGTTTGTTGTATCTGATCGGAACCCTAAGTACATAACATGGGAAAGTTCGGGGAGAAACAAGGGCTTGAAATTGCGGATTGAACAAATAATTCGTGTTGCTCAGTGTTCAGAGGCACTAAAGCCCGCCTCTATTGTTCTCTTTTTTGCAAACGGACTTGAAGTTATGGTTCAGGAGGAGCTCATGAAGAGTTTTGGTTTTAGAGGATTAAATACGGATTTTCCCGAAATTGAGTTTGCTTTCTTTGATGTATTAGATGGTGAATGGGTCAAtcttataggaaaatcatataAGGGGTCATGCACTCTAATTATGGATATTGATAATTGTGCAAAGCCTTGTCAAAGCAAGGACTATGTCTCAGAAAAAATGAATTACATTGGTGTTCAAAAAGATCTCCCAGGAGCATATGATGAGTTGGAATTGGGATCTTCATTCTGTCGTCTAATTATGAACATGAAAGAGTGGCCTTTAGATGTTGAAGACATACAATTTTGTGGCAAAGGGAACctttttagaaacaatgttGTCAATCTTGATACAACGGCCTTAGTTGCTATTACATCTGGAATAAGTAATGGTGGAGCTGATAAGCTTTTAGCAAAATCAGAGGATGAGCTAAGGCAACAGTTTAAGAACAACACCAAGTTTGTGGTTTCTCAG gCATTGTCTGAAATTGAGAGTCCAATCTACGATGAACTAAATGCTGCCTTATCTGGAAAAAAGGGCATTGCATGTCAATCAGTCTGTGCAGAGTTTATGGAGTTGGTTTCTATGTTTGGGGGTCCTAATGAGCAGATGAGAGCTAATAATTTGGTCAAGCTTCTAAG GGTTGTGCCTGATACTCCTTCTCCTCGCATGATGTCCCTCCCGGTCACAAGGAAGCTAGCTCTGAAGAATAAAATTGCTTTTGGGACTGGAGATCACTTGGGTGCTCCAACTTTGTCGGCAAACATGGGATTTGTAAGAGCTGTCTCACAAACTGGGATGTCCCTTTTCACTCTTGAACATAGACCACGAGCTCTTGTTGGTGACTAA
- the LOC130824376 gene encoding DNA-binding protein RHL1 isoform X1 → MVKKKKSENQLEEESNPEALERKRLKKLAYTTNILSQTPAKGFSPLNPSKTVIKHHGKDILKKSQRKNRYLFSFSGLIAPISGGKIGDLTDLGSKNPILYLDFPMGRMKLFGTIVYPKNRYLTLQFSRGGKNVMCEDCFDTMIVFSDAFWVGKKDENPDEVRMDFPKELYEGEHPEFDFDGGASAGATAMTIKDVKKVFTKSAEEESPVDEMDVESPEKHESQKDVENNTPVRQSGRTVGKKFNFAEVSSGEDSDESFSDMSGEVHEGNSKSSKSGSVDLYPQNQESSVEITESKDAAQPMLPSLSSSVAKESSRILAQSTITTLFKKVEEKNKSRSSKKIAALSNENKQMNTSKSTIKQLKAADKKKTDIISQDKKADARNDRKKQKAEPAEVEDDIEESSSAFEDTEESDEDWCA, encoded by the exons atggtgaagaagaagaaatcagAAAATCAACTGGAAGAAGAATCAAACCCAGAAGCATTAGAACGTAAAAGACTCAAAAAACTTGCTTATACTACCAACATTCTATCACAAACACCTGCTAAAGGATTTTCTCCTCTTAATCCCTCTAAAACTGTCATCAAACACCATGGCAAAGACATTTTGAagaaatcccaaagaaaaaatCGGTATCTTTTCTCGTTTTCTGGTCTTATTGCCCCTATTTCCGGCGGCAAAATTGGTGATCTTACTGATTTGGGTTCCAAAAACCCTATCTTATACCTTGATTTTCCCATG GGGAGGATGAAGTTGTTTGGGACGATTGTATACCCGAAGAATCGTTACTTGACTTTGCAGTTTTCTCGCGGTGGCAAAAATGTCATGTGTGAAGATTGCTTTGACACCATG ATTGTATTTTccgatgccttttgggttgggAAGAAAGATGAAAACCCAGATGAAGTCAGAATGGATTTCCCAAAAGAGCTGTATGAG GGAGAGCATCCCGAGTTTGATTTCGATGGTGGTGCTAGTGCTGGTGCAACTGCTATGACGATTAAAGATGTGAAGAAAGTTTTTACCAAATCTGCTGAAGAAGAGTCACCTGTCGATGAGATGGACGTTGAATCACCGGAAAAACATGAAAGTCAGAAAGATGTGGAAAACAACACGCCAGTCCGGCAATCAGGGAGGACAGTTGGCAAAAAATTCAA TTTTGCGGAAGTATCTTCGGGTGAAGATTCTGACGAGAGTTTCAGCGATATGTCCGGAGAAGTACATGAGGGAAATTCTA AGAGTTCCAAGTCAGGCTCAGTTGATCTGTATCCTCAAAATCAAGAGAGCTCAGTAGAGATAACTGAATCTAAAGACGCTGCACAACCAATGCTGCCTTCGTTGTCGAGTTCTGTAGCTAAGGAATCTTCTCGTATACTTGCCCAGTCCACTATTACTACTCTATTCAAGAAAGTTGAAGAAAAG AATAAGTCCAGGAGTTCAAAAAAGATTGCTGCTT TATCTAATGAGAATAAACAGATGAATACTTCAAAATCAACCATCAAGCAATTGAAG GCTGCAGATAAGAAGAAAACGGACATTATCTCTCAAGACAAAAAAGCAG ACGCAAGAAATGACAGAAAGAAACAGAAAGCTGAGCCTGCTGAG GTTGAAGATGACATCGAGGAATCCTCAAGTGCTTTCGAG GATACCGAAGAAAGCGATGAGGATTGGTGTGCTTGA
- the LOC130824373 gene encoding dolichyl-diphosphooligosaccharide--protein glycosyltransferase subunit STT3B — MATKAEAMGGAKPQDSKSTDPLFNKSTFNFSFSSLKLKTKQQEFLIRVTILSLVYILAFSTRLFSVLRYESMIHEFDPYFNYRTTLFLTEKGFYEFWNWFDSESWYPLGRIIGGTLYPGLMVTAALIYWGLRFLRFAVHIREVCVLTAPFFASNTTLVAYFFGKEIWDTGAGLVAAALIAICPGYISRSVAGSYDNEGVAIFALLLTFYLFVKAVNTGSLAWALASAFGYFYMVSAWGGYVFIINLIPLYVLVLLVTGRYSMRLYVAYNCMYVVGMLLAMQIRFVGFQHVQSGEHMAAMGVFFLIQVFYFLDWVKHLLSDTKLFQMFLRITVTSAISLGVVVLGVGSASGYISPWTGRFYSLLDPTYAKDHIPIIASVSEHQPTAWSSFMFDFHILLFLFPAGLYFCFKRLSDATIFIVMYGLTSMYFAGVMVRLILVATPAVCLISAIAVSATIKNLTLLLRSKSKVHSGSVKGSASGKASSKASVDQSLPSQRNVAIGLLLGAFYLLSRYVIHCTWVTSEAYSSPSIVLAARGAHGNRVIFDDYREAYYWLRQNTPADAKVMSWWDYGYQITAMGNRTVIVDNNTWNNTHIATVGRAMSSYEDEAYEIMQSLDVDYVLVVFGGVTGYSSDDINKFLWMVRIGGGVFPVIKEPDYLVNGEYRVDKGAAPKMLNCLMYKLCYYRFGELRTEYGKPTGYDRARGVEIGNKDVKLEYLEEAFTTSNWIVRIYKVKPPKNRW; from the exons ATGGCTACCAAAGCGGAAGCCATGGGAGGAGCAAAACCTCAAGATTCCAAATCTACAGATCCATTATTCAACAAATCAACCTTCAACTTCTCTTTCAGCTCCCTAAAATTGAAAACCAAACAACAAGAATTTCTTATTAGGGTTACCATCCTCTCCCTCGTTTACATCCTCGCTTTCAGCACTCGTCTTTTCAGTGTTCTTCGTTATGAGAGTATGATCCATGAATTTGATCCTTATTTCAATTATCGCACTACCCTTTTCCTCACTGAAAAAGGGTTTTACGAATTTTGGAATTGGTTTGATTCAGAAAGTTGGTATCCTTTAGGAAGAATCATTGGGGGTACTCTTTACCCAGgtcttatggtaactgctgcaTTGATCTATTGGGGTCTTAGATTTCTTAGATTTGCAGTTCATATTCGTGAGGTTTGTGTTTTAACTGCTCCTTTTTTCGCTTCGAATACTACATTAGTTGCTTATTTCTTCGGTAAAGAGATCTGGGATACTGGAGCTGGTCTTGTTGCCGCAGCATTGATAGCTATTTGTCCTGGTTATATATCTAGATCAGTTGCTGGGTCTTATGATAATGAAGGGGTTGCCATTTTTGCTTTGTTGCTTACATTTTATCTGTTTGTTAAGGCTGTTAATACCGGTTCGCTTGCTTGGGCTTTGGCCTCAGCTTTTGGGTACTTTTATATGGTTTCAGCTTGGGGAGGTTATGTTTTTATCATCAATTTGATCCCATTGTATGTGCTTGTGCTTTTGGTAACCGGGCGGTATTCAATGAGGCTTTATGTTGCTTATAATTGTATGTATGTGGTGGGAATGTTGCTGGCTATGCAAATTCGATTTGTTGGGTTTCAACATGTGCAATCTGGTGAACATATGGCGGCTATGGGAGTGTTTTTCTTGATACAG GTGTTTTACTTTTTGGATTGGGTGAAGCACCTTTTAAGTGATACAAAGCTGTTCCAGATGTTTTTGAGGATAACGGTTACCTCAGCAATTAGTTTGGGCGTTGTTGTATTGGGAGTGGGCAGTGCATCAGGCTATATCTCCCCATGGACAGGACGATTTTACTCTCTCTTGGATCCAACTTACGCTAAAGATCATATCCCGATAATTGCTTCTGTCTCTGAGCATCAACCTACAGCTTGGTCATCATTTATGTTTGATTTCCATATTCTGCTTTTCCTTTTCCCAGCAGGTCTATATTTTTGCTTCAAGAGGTTGTCAGATGCCACCATATTTATTGTTATGTACGGCTTGACCAGCATGTATTTTGCTGGTGTTATGGTTCGTTTGATCCTAGTTGCCACCCCTGCAGTTTGCCTTATAAGTGCTATTGCTGTTTCTGCAACTATTAAGAATTTGACTTTATTGTTGAGGTCAAAAAGCAAGGTCCACTCTGGCTCTGTTAAAGGAAGTGCTAGTGGCAAGGCTTCCTCAAAG GCTTCTGTTGATCAGTCATTACCTTCTCAAAGGAATGTCGCTATTGGATTGCTTCTTGGTGCATTCTACTTGCTCAGCAGATATGTTATCCACTGTACGTGGGTTACATCCGAGGCTTATTCATCCCCATCAATAGTTTTAGCTGCGAGGGGTGCACATGGGAACCGAGTTATCTTTGATGATTACCGTGAGGCGTACTACTGGCTCCGACAAAATACTCCTGCTGATGCAAAAGTGATGTCATGGTGGGACTATGGTTACCAGATCACAGCCATGGGAAACAGGACAGTCATTGTAGATAATAACACCTGGAACAACACACACATTGCTACAGTTGGACGAGCAATGTCATCTTATGAAGATGAAGCATACGAAATTATGCAGTCACTTGATGTGGATTACGTATTAGTCGTATTTGGCGGTGTAACTGGCTATTCCTCTGATGATATTAACAA ATTTTTGTGGATGGTAAGAATTGGTGGTGGAGTTTTCCCTGTCATCAAAGAGCCTGATTATCTTGTCAACGGAGAGTACCGTGTTGACAAAGGCGCAGCTCCTAAGATGTTAAATTGTCTCAT GTACAAATTATGCTACTACCGGTTTGGAGAGCTGCGCACAGAATATGGCAAGCCTACTGG
- the LOC130824376 gene encoding DNA-binding protein RHL1 isoform X2 yields MVKKKKSENQLEEESNPEALERKRLKKLAYTTNILSQTPAKGFSPLNPSKTVIKHHGKDILKKSQRKNRYLFSFSGLIAPISGGKIGDLTDLGSKNPILYLDFPMGRMKLFGTIVYPKNRYLTLQFSRGGKNVMCEDCFDTMIVFSDAFWVGKKDENPDEVRMDFPKELYEGEHPEFDFDGGASAGATAMTIKDVKKVFTKSAEEESPVDEMDVESPEKHESQKDVENNTPVRQSGRTVGKKFNFAEVSSGEDSDESFSDMSGEVHEGNSKSSKSGSVDLYPQNQESSVEITESKDAAQPMLPSLSSSVAKESSRILAQSTITTLFKKVEEKNKSRSSKKIAALSNENKQMNTSKSTIKQLKAADKKKTDIISQDKKAEAFKYRILVLCLSSLCEFL; encoded by the exons atggtgaagaagaagaaatcagAAAATCAACTGGAAGAAGAATCAAACCCAGAAGCATTAGAACGTAAAAGACTCAAAAAACTTGCTTATACTACCAACATTCTATCACAAACACCTGCTAAAGGATTTTCTCCTCTTAATCCCTCTAAAACTGTCATCAAACACCATGGCAAAGACATTTTGAagaaatcccaaagaaaaaatCGGTATCTTTTCTCGTTTTCTGGTCTTATTGCCCCTATTTCCGGCGGCAAAATTGGTGATCTTACTGATTTGGGTTCCAAAAACCCTATCTTATACCTTGATTTTCCCATG GGGAGGATGAAGTTGTTTGGGACGATTGTATACCCGAAGAATCGTTACTTGACTTTGCAGTTTTCTCGCGGTGGCAAAAATGTCATGTGTGAAGATTGCTTTGACACCATG ATTGTATTTTccgatgccttttgggttgggAAGAAAGATGAAAACCCAGATGAAGTCAGAATGGATTTCCCAAAAGAGCTGTATGAG GGAGAGCATCCCGAGTTTGATTTCGATGGTGGTGCTAGTGCTGGTGCAACTGCTATGACGATTAAAGATGTGAAGAAAGTTTTTACCAAATCTGCTGAAGAAGAGTCACCTGTCGATGAGATGGACGTTGAATCACCGGAAAAACATGAAAGTCAGAAAGATGTGGAAAACAACACGCCAGTCCGGCAATCAGGGAGGACAGTTGGCAAAAAATTCAA TTTTGCGGAAGTATCTTCGGGTGAAGATTCTGACGAGAGTTTCAGCGATATGTCCGGAGAAGTACATGAGGGAAATTCTA AGAGTTCCAAGTCAGGCTCAGTTGATCTGTATCCTCAAAATCAAGAGAGCTCAGTAGAGATAACTGAATCTAAAGACGCTGCACAACCAATGCTGCCTTCGTTGTCGAGTTCTGTAGCTAAGGAATCTTCTCGTATACTTGCCCAGTCCACTATTACTACTCTATTCAAGAAAGTTGAAGAAAAG AATAAGTCCAGGAGTTCAAAAAAGATTGCTGCTT TATCTAATGAGAATAAACAGATGAATACTTCAAAATCAACCATCAAGCAATTGAAG GCTGCAGATAAGAAGAAAACGGACATTATCTCTCAAGACAAAAAAGCAG AGGCCTTCAAATACAGAATCCTGGTTTTATGCTTGTCTTcgctttgtgaatttctttag
- the LOC130824378 gene encoding NDR1/HIN1-like protein 6, whose translation MPSDMIQLDQRIHPTSIVIDKETKPTIPLVPRTRTDQSTPFERPLPPFLSLARPPKNRNCCCRVICCIISLLLIFILIIGILGLVFYLVFHPKVPNYSVDRLRITDFRLNLDLSLYARFNIRVTAKNPNEKIGIYYEKRGKMSVWYKNTRLCQGYFPDFYQGPLNTTAIDVSLSGQNQYGNTLMQALQQQQQTGNIPLDLKVDQPVSIRVQSLKLGKVRFLVTCKLTVDSLSSNNLISIKASKCKIRVKL comes from the coding sequence ATGCCATCAGATATGATACAACTTGACCAAAGAATTCACCCAACTTCCATTGTTATAGACAAAGAAACAAAACCCACAATTCCTTTAGTCCCAAGAACAAGAACCGATCAATCAACGCCTTTTGAGCGACCATTACCGCCTTTTTTGTCGCTTGCTAGACCGCCCAAGAACCGAAACTGCTGTTGTAGGGTAATATGCTGCATAATTTCCCTTCTGCTAATCTTCATTCTAATCATTGGGATCCTTGGCCTGGTTTTCTACTTGGTTTTCCACCCTAAAGTCCCTAACTACTCGGTTGATCGCCTAAGAATAACCGATTTCAGGCTCAACTTGGACCTTAGCCTGTATGCTCGATTCAACATCAGAGTAACAGCGAAAAACCCAAATGAGAAAATCGGGATTTACTACGAAAAGAGAGGGAAAATGAGTGTTTGGTATAAGAACACTCGACTATGTCAAGGGTATTTTCCGGATTTTTACCAGGGTCCCCTTAATACGACAGCAATCGATGTGTCGTTATCAGGACAAAATCAGTATGGGAATACATTGATGCAAGCCTTGCAGCAGCAGCAACAGACAGGGAACATTCCCTTGGATTTAAAGGTAGATCAACCAGTTTCGATTCGAGTTCAAAGTCTGAAGCTGGGAAAAGTCAGGTTTTTGGTTACCTGCAAATTAACAGTGGATAGCCTCAGTTCTAATAATCTCATCAGTATCAAAGCTAGTAAATGCAAAATTAGGGTGAAACTCTGA